The window GGAGTGGTAGACCCCATGGATCGGCTCCGTCATCGCGCCCGAGGCCGCCGACCAGGCCTGGGTCGGCGCGGCGAGCACCACCGTGGCGTCGTTCAGGAAGGGCTGCAGGGGGTGGGACATGGCGGGGATCTCCTGGGAGGTCGACGGGGAGGGGAGCACGGCGGTCATTCCTTGACGGCCCCCTCGCTGGCGTTCATGATGCGGCGCTGGAAGATGAAGAACATGACGGCGACGGGCACGGTCATGATGGCGGCCGCCGCGAGCTTCAGCGGGTACTGCGTGCCCTGGCTGAGCTGCCCGGAGGCGAGGGAGGCGACGCCCTTGGTGAGCGTCGTCAGCTCGGGCGACTGGGTCGAGACGATGAAGTGCGAGAGCTCGTTCCACGAGCCCTGGAACGACAGGATCACGATGGTGATCAGCGCCGGACGGGCCATCGGCAGCACCACCGACCAGAAGATGCGGAAGGTGCCGGCGCCGTCGATGCGGGCCTGCTCCTCGACGCTCGCGGGGATCGACTCGAAGAAGTTCTTCATGATGAACACCCCGGCGGCGTCGACCAGCAGCGGGATGATCATGCCCGCGTAGGAGTCGTAGATGCCGAGCTGGTTGATCACGAGGAACTTGGGGATCAGCAGCACCACGAGCGGCACCGACATCACCGCGACGAGCCCGGCGAAGATCACGTTCCGGCCCCGGAAGTCCAGCCGCGCCAGCGCGTACCCGGCGAGGGAGGCGAGGAACACGCGGCCGATGGTGACGAACACCGTCACGACCGCCGAGTTCGCGAACCAGGTCGGGAAGTCGGAGTTGAGGAACAGCCGCTCGTAGGCCGCCGTCGTCCAGGTCTGCGGGATCAGCGAGAGCGGGTCGCTCGCCGCTTCCGCGTCGGTCTTGAACGAGGTGGCGACGTCGATCAGGAACGGGAAGATGTAGACGATCGCGATGACGGCCAGGATGGCGTAGAGCACCGAGGTGCTCGCGATGAAGCGGCCGCTGCGACGGCGGCGGGGCTGCTTCCGGGCGCTGCTCGACGCCGTCGGCTGCGTCGGCTGCGCGGCGCCGCTCAGGGTGCTCGTCGCGGTGCTCATGCCCGGCCCTCCTTGTTCGCGGTCTGGCTGCTCGCGATGCTGTACGCCCGCATCCGTCTCTTCGACACGGGGCGGTCGCGCAGCACGATGCGCTGGATGATCGTCAGCACCACGATGATCACGAACAGCACGAACGCGATCGCGGCGCCGCGGCCCCAGTCCTGGCTCTCGAACGCCGAGGTGTACGAGAGGTAGGCGGGGGTGACCGTGGTCTTTCCCGGCCCGCCCTGCGTGCCGGTGTAGATCTGGTCGAACACCTGCCAGGTGCCGATGAGCCCGAGGGTCAGCACCGTGAACAGCGTCGGCCTCAGCTGCGGCAGGGTGACCCGCCAGAAGCGCTGCCAGCCGTTGGCGCCGTCGATCATCGCCGCCTCCTGCACGTCGCCCCCGAGGTTCTGCAGTGCCGCGATGAACAGCAGCATGAAGGTGCCGGAGGTGGTGAAGACGGCCATCAGCACGAAGGCAGACATGGCCACGCTCGGCCCGGCCCACCAGTCCCACCACGAGACGCCGAGGGTGGTGTTCCCGGTCATCCACTCCGGGCCCTGCGTGATGCCGACCGTGGCGAGCAGGTTGTGCACGACGCCCGAGGGGTCCTGGAACCAGTTCGGGCCGTTGACCCCGAACCACGACAGCACCTTGTTGACGGCTCCGGATGCTCCGAAGAGGAAGAGCCAGAGCACCGTGATGGCGACCGAGCTGGTGACGCTCGGGAAGTAGAACGCCGTGCGGAAGAACCCACGCCCCTTCAGCACCTGCCGGTTCACGAGCACCGCGAGGAAGAGCGACAGCGCCGTCTGGATCGGCACCACGAGCAGCACGTACCAGGCGTTGTTGCGGAGGGCCACGCCGAAGTCGCGCTCGGCGAGCCCGCCGCCGGCGAGCAGCTCGTCGTAGTTGTCGAGCCCGACGAAGTTGACGCTCGACGCGAAAGGACTCCCCCGGCCCGACCAGTCGGAGAAGCTGACCCAGAGGGCCATCAGCACGGGCACGACGAGGAAGAGGCCGAGGATGATCAGCATCGGGGCCGTGAACAGCCAGCCCGCGATGCCCTCCGACTTGCGGATGCCCTTCGGCGCCCGGCGGCCCGAGGGCCTCTTGGCGGCCTTCGGTGCCCCTCCGGGCGACGCCGCGGTGGGCGGAACCGTCACGGATGCACTCATTCGATCCTCCTCGACCTCGTCGTCGTGATCATCGGCCGATCGTCCTACTGGACGATCGCCTCCATGTTCTTCTGCGCGGTCTCGAGGATCGCGGCCGGGTCACCGGTGGACAGCGACTCGAGCTGCGAGTTGAGGTCCTTGATCACGTCGGCCGAGCCCTCGAGGGTCGGCACGCCCTGGGCGTAGTCGGCCGAGTCGAGGAACGCGGCCTTGTCGGGGTTCTCGGTCTTCCACTGCTCGGCGGCCGACTGCACCGACGGCATCACGCCGAAGGCCTTGGCGAACTCGAGCTGCTGGTCGGTGCTCGTCAGCTTCTCGACCAGGGCGAGAGCGGCCTCCTGGTTGGGGCTGTCGGCGGCGATGCCCCAGCAGTTGCTGAACTGCAGGGTGCCCTCGCCACCGGGGCCGGCGGGCAGGGCGGCGACGGTGTACTTCACGTCGGGGTAGTCGGCCTGCAGGCCGCCGGCGATCCAGTTGCCCTCGATGGTCATCGCGGCCTGGCCCTTGCCGAAGGCCTCGCCGCCCCAGCCGGCGCCGAGGTCGGAGGAGTACTTCGCGACGCCGGCGCTGAACAGGGACTTCACGTACTCGAGCGCCTCGACGTTCTCGGGGCTGTTCACGGTCGCCTCGGTGCCGTCCTCGTTCAGCAGGCTGCCGCCGGCCTCGGCCATGAAGGCGCCGACGCGGGCGTACTCGGGCGAGAACGCCAGGCCCACGTGCTCGGGGGTGGTGAGCTTCTGGGCCACGGCGGTCAGCTGGTCCCAGGTGGTGGGCACGTCGGCGTCGGTCAGGCCCGCCGCCGTCCAGAGGTCGGTGTTGATGATCAGGGCGAGCGTCGAGAAGTCCTTCGGGGCGCAGTAGAACTGGCCGTCGTAGGTGAAGGAGTCGACGAGGGTCGGGTAGAAGTCGTCCTTGTTCGAGAGCTGGTCGCCGTAGGGGTGCAGCGAGCCGTTGGCCGCGTAGCCGGCCAGCGCGTCGGTCGAGACGTAGAAGACGTCGGCCGGCTTGCCGCTCGCGAAGCCCTGGCTGAGCTGCTGATTGAGGTCGGAGGCGGTGTTCAGGGTGGCCTCGGTGCCCGACTCCTCCGACCACGCGGCGACGGCGTCGGTGACGGCCTGGGTCTCGGCGTCGCCGCTCGAGCCGATCAGCACGGTGAGGCCGGCGCTGTCGTCTTGGGCGGCGCCGGTCTCGCCGGCGTCGTCGAAGCCCGAGCCGCAGGCCGAGAGGGTGAGTGCGGTCGCGGCGGCGAGGCCGAGCGCGACGGCGAGGGAGCTGCGTCGTTGCATGGTGTTCTCCTTGTGTGCGGGGGTTGTTTTGATCGATCCAAAGAGTGCGTCAATGCGATTTGATCGTTCAAACCAGTGCTCACCACCATAACCCGGCTCCTCGGATGCGGCAACTACCGGTGCTAGGTTCGTTGGAACGATCAAGCTTCGAGGCCGAGGGAGGACCGATGGGCGCGCTCCCCACCATCCACGACGTCGCGCGTGTCGCCGGCGTCTCCCGCCAGACCGTCTCCAACGTGCTGAACTCCCCCGGCATCGTGCGCCCCGACACCCGCGACCGCGTCACCACCGCCATCGCTGAGCTCGGCTACCGCCCGCACGAGTCGGCCCGGCGCTTGCGCACCCGCAAGAGCTCGACCATCGGCATCCGCATCGACCCGATGACCGACGGCATCTCGGGCAGCGTGCTCGATCGCTTCCTGCACGCCCTCACCGAGCAGGCCGCCGCGCAGGGCCTGCGCGTCATGCTCTTCACGGCCACCGATCCCGACGACGAGATCCGCCAGTTCGCCCGCCTCCGCGACGGCGCCGACGTCGACGCCTTCGTGCTCACGAGCACCTTCCACGGCGACCCGCGCACCGAGTGGCTGATCGCCAACGAGCAGAGCTTCGTCACCTTCGGACGCCCCTGGGGCATCGACGACATGAACGACCCCGCCCACCTCTGGGTCGACGTCGACGGCTGGTGGGGCCTGCACGAGGCCACCACCGCGCTGCTCGCCCAGGGCAAGCGCCGCATCGGCTACATCGGCTGGCCCAGCCCCTCCGGCACCGGTGACGACCGCCGCCGCGGCTGGCACGACGCGATGACCGCCTCCAGCGGGCTCACGGATGCGCAGCTGACCCCCCTGGCGATCGCGACCCCCGACGGCGTCACCCCCGGCGGCGCGGCACTCCGCGCCCTCCTGGCGGGCCGGCCCGGAGTGGCCCCCGTCGACGCCGTCGTCTGCGCCTCGGACTCCCTCGCGCTCGGCGCCCTGATCGCCTCGGCCGGCTCGATCCCCGTGATCGGCTACGACGACACCCCCGTCGCCCAGGCACTCGGGCTCTCGAGCGTCGAGCAACCGCTCGACGAGGTCGCCTCCGGCGTCCTCGAGCTCCTCACGGGCGCCCACCGCGGCCGCCCCGACACGGGGCCCACCTCAGACCCGCGCCACCGCCTCGTGCGCCCCCGCCTCGTCCTCCGCTCCCCCGCGCCCCTCCCGGCCGCCTAGCTCCCCTCGAGTCGTCACAGATCGCCCTCTCAGGGGCGCGAGAGGACGATTCGCGGCGGTTCGATCAGCGGCCGAACGGGAGAGGGCCCCGGAGCGATGCTCCAGGGCCCTCAGGGGTGGGACGGGTCAGCGCGCAGCGCTGCCATCCGTGTAGTCGGCGTCCTGCTGCTTCCACGCGAAGAGCGCGCGCAGCTCCTTGCCCGTGGCCTCGATGGGGTGCGCGGCACCCTTCTCGCGGAGCGCGAGGAACTCGGGAGCCCCGGCGTCCTGGTCGTCGATGAAGCGCTTGGCGAACGCGCCCGACTGGATGTCGGCGAGCACGGCCTGCATGTTCTCCTTCACGTGCGGGTCGATGACGCGCGGGCCCGAGACGTAGTCGCCGTACTCGGCCGTGTCGGAGACCGACCAGCGCTGCTTGGCGATGCCGCCCTCCCACATCAGGTCGACGATGAGCTTCAGCTCGTGCAGCACCTCGAAGTAGGCGATCTGCGGCTGGTAGCCGGCCTCGGTCAGGGTCTCGAAGCCGTACTGCACGAGCTGCGAGACACCGCCGCAGAGAACGGCCTGCTCGCCGAACAGGTCGGTCTCGGTCTCCTCGGTGAAGGTGGTCTTGATGCCGCCGGCGCGGAGGCCGCCGATGCCCTTGGCGTAGCTCCAGGCGAGGTCCCACGCCGAGCCGGTCGCGTCCTTCTCGACGGCGACGATGACGGGCACGCCGCGGCCGGCCTCGTACTCGCGGCGCACGGTGTGACCCGGGCCCTTCGGGGCGACCATGATCACGTCGACGCCCTCGGGCGCCTCGATGTAGCCGAAGCGGATGTTGAAGCCGTGGCCGAAGACGAGGGTCTTGCCGTCGGCGAGGTTCGGCTGGATGTCCTGGGCGTAGATGCCGCGCTGGTGCTGGTCGGGCGCGAGGATGACGATGACGTCGGCCCACGAGGTGGCCTCGGCGACCGAGACGACCTTGAAGCCGGCCTCCTCGGCCTTGGGGGTCGACTTCGACCCCTCCTTGAGCGCCACGACGACCTCGACGCCCGAGTCGCGCAGGTTGAGGGCGTGGGCGTGGCCCTGCGAGCCGTAGCCGACGACGGCCACCTTCTTGCCCTGGATCAGGGACAGGTCGGCATCCTGGTCGTAGAAGATCTCGGTCACGTGTTTCTCTCCTTGTGTTGGGTGAAGTGCGAAGTGGTGAAGATGGTCAGTTCTTGAAGACGCGCTCGGTGATGCTCTTCGAGCCGCGGCCGATCGCGAGGAGGCCCGACTGGGCGATCTCCTTGATGCCGTAGGGCTCGATCACCTTGATGAAGGCCTGCGTCTTGCCGGAGTCGCCCGTGACCTCGATCACGAGGGCATCCGTCGACACGTCGACGACCCGCGCCCGGAAGAGGTTCACGGCCTCGAGCACCTGCGATCGCGTGGTGTTGTCGACGCGCACCTTGACGAGCAGGTGCTCGCGCTGCACGGACTGCGCCGGGTCGAGCTCGACGATCTTGATGACGTTGATCAGCTTGTTCAGCTGCTTGGTCACCTGCTCGAGAGGGAGGTCTTCGACGTCGACCACCACCGTGATGCGGGACAGGCCCGGGATCTCGGAATGGCCGACGGCGAGCGATTCGATGTTGAAGGCGCGGCGGGCGAAGAGCCCGGCGACGCGGGTCAGGAGACCCGGCTTGTCCTCCACGAGGAGGCTCAGGACGTGGGTGCTCATGGTCTACTCCTCATCCCATTCCGGAGCGTGCTCCTTGGCGTACTGCACGAAGCTGTTGCTGACGCCCTGGGGCACCATCGGCCACACCATCGCGTCGGCGGAGACGACGAAGTCGATCACCACGGGCCGGTCGTTGGTCTCGAGCGCGAGCTTGATGGCCGCATCGACCTCCTCGAGCTTGGTGACGCGGATGCCCAGTGCGCCGTACGCCTCGGCCAGCTTCACGAAATCGGGCACCATGCGCGACTCGTGACCGGTGTTCAGGTCGGTGAACGAGTGCCGGCCGTCGTAGAACAGCGTCTGCCACTGCCGCACCATGCCGAGCGAGGAGTTGTTGATGATCGCGACCTTGATCGGGATGTCGTTGATCGTGCAGGTGGCGAGCTCCTGATTGGTCATCTGGAAGCAGCCGTCGCCGTCGATCGCCCAGACGGTGCGCTGCGGCTCGGCGACCTTGGCGCCCATCGCGGCGGGCACCGAGTAGCCCATGGTGCCGGCGCCGCCGGAGTTCAGCCAGGCGTGGGGGCGCTCGTACTTGATGAACTGCGCGGCCCACATCTGGTGCTGTCCGACGCCCGAGGCGTAGATGGCCTCGGGGCCCGAGAGCTCGCCGATGCGCTTGATCACGTACTGGGGCGCGAGCAGACCGTCGGTCGGCTCGGCGTAGCCGAGCGGGAACTCGCTCTGCAGCCCGCGCAGGTAGGTCCACCACTCCTCGAGCTCGAGCGGCGAGGCCGAGAGCTCCGCGTAGGCCGCGGTGAGGTCGGTGATGACGTCTTTCGCGTCGCCCACGATCGGCACGTCGGCGATGCGGATCTTCGAGATCTCGGCGGGGTCGATGTCGACGTGCACGACCTTGGCGTTCGGTGCGAACTCGCTCGCCTTGCCGGTCACCCGGTCGTCGAAGCGGGCGCCGAGCGAGATGAGCAGGTCGCTCTCCTGGAGCGCGAGCACCGCCGGCACCGTGCCGTGCATGCCGGGCATGCCGAGGTGCTGCGGGTGCGAGTCGGGGAAGGCGCCGCGGGCCATCAGCGTGGTGACGACCGGGGCACCGGTGGCCTCGACGAGCTGCAGCAGCTCGGCCGACGCCTCCGAGCGGATGACGCCGCCGCCCACGTAGAACACGGGCTTCTTCGCCTCGGCGAGCAGCTGCGCCGCC of the Herbiconiux flava genome contains:
- a CDS encoding carbohydrate ABC transporter permease, which gives rise to MSTATSTLSGAAQPTQPTASSSARKQPRRRRSGRFIASTSVLYAILAVIAIVYIFPFLIDVATSFKTDAEAASDPLSLIPQTWTTAAYERLFLNSDFPTWFANSAVVTVFVTIGRVFLASLAGYALARLDFRGRNVIFAGLVAVMSVPLVVLLIPKFLVINQLGIYDSYAGMIIPLLVDAAGVFIMKNFFESIPASVEEQARIDGAGTFRIFWSVVLPMARPALITIVILSFQGSWNELSHFIVSTQSPELTTLTKGVASLASGQLSQGTQYPLKLAAAAIMTVPVAVMFFIFQRRIMNASEGAVKE
- a CDS encoding carbohydrate ABC transporter permease: MSASVTVPPTAASPGGAPKAAKRPSGRRAPKGIRKSEGIAGWLFTAPMLIILGLFLVVPVLMALWVSFSDWSGRGSPFASSVNFVGLDNYDELLAGGGLAERDFGVALRNNAWYVLLVVPIQTALSLFLAVLVNRQVLKGRGFFRTAFYFPSVTSSVAITVLWLFLFGASGAVNKVLSWFGVNGPNWFQDPSGVVHNLLATVGITQGPEWMTGNTTLGVSWWDWWAGPSVAMSAFVLMAVFTTSGTFMLLFIAALQNLGGDVQEAAMIDGANGWQRFWRVTLPQLRPTLFTVLTLGLIGTWQVFDQIYTGTQGGPGKTTVTPAYLSYTSAFESQDWGRGAAIAFVLFVIIVVLTIIQRIVLRDRPVSKRRMRAYSIASSQTANKEGRA
- a CDS encoding sugar ABC transporter substrate-binding protein — translated: MQRRSSLAVALGLAAATALTLSACGSGFDDAGETGAAQDDSAGLTVLIGSSGDAETQAVTDAVAAWSEESGTEATLNTASDLNQQLSQGFASGKPADVFYVSTDALAGYAANGSLHPYGDQLSNKDDFYPTLVDSFTYDGQFYCAPKDFSTLALIINTDLWTAAGLTDADVPTTWDQLTAVAQKLTTPEHVGLAFSPEYARVGAFMAEAGGSLLNEDGTEATVNSPENVEALEYVKSLFSAGVAKYSSDLGAGWGGEAFGKGQAAMTIEGNWIAGGLQADYPDVKYTVAALPAGPGGEGTLQFSNCWGIAADSPNQEAALALVEKLTSTDQQLEFAKAFGVMPSVQSAAEQWKTENPDKAAFLDSADYAQGVPTLEGSADVIKDLNSQLESLSTGDPAAILETAQKNMEAIVQ
- a CDS encoding LacI family DNA-binding transcriptional regulator yields the protein MGALPTIHDVARVAGVSRQTVSNVLNSPGIVRPDTRDRVTTAIAELGYRPHESARRLRTRKSSTIGIRIDPMTDGISGSVLDRFLHALTEQAAAQGLRVMLFTATDPDDEIRQFARLRDGADVDAFVLTSTFHGDPRTEWLIANEQSFVTFGRPWGIDDMNDPAHLWVDVDGWWGLHEATTALLAQGKRRIGYIGWPSPSGTGDDRRRGWHDAMTASSGLTDAQLTPLAIATPDGVTPGGAALRALLAGRPGVAPVDAVVCASDSLALGALIASAGSIPVIGYDDTPVAQALGLSSVEQPLDEVASGVLELLTGAHRGRPDTGPTSDPRHRLVRPRLVLRSPAPLPAA
- the ilvC gene encoding ketol-acid reductoisomerase, translating into MTEIFYDQDADLSLIQGKKVAVVGYGSQGHAHALNLRDSGVEVVVALKEGSKSTPKAEEAGFKVVSVAEATSWADVIVILAPDQHQRGIYAQDIQPNLADGKTLVFGHGFNIRFGYIEAPEGVDVIMVAPKGPGHTVRREYEAGRGVPVIVAVEKDATGSAWDLAWSYAKGIGGLRAGGIKTTFTEETETDLFGEQAVLCGGVSQLVQYGFETLTEAGYQPQIAYFEVLHELKLIVDLMWEGGIAKQRWSVSDTAEYGDYVSGPRVIDPHVKENMQAVLADIQSGAFAKRFIDDQDAGAPEFLALREKGAAHPIEATGKELRALFAWKQQDADYTDGSAAR
- the ilvN gene encoding acetolactate synthase small subunit, with translation MSTHVLSLLVEDKPGLLTRVAGLFARRAFNIESLAVGHSEIPGLSRITVVVDVEDLPLEQVTKQLNKLINVIKIVELDPAQSVQREHLLVKVRVDNTTRSQVLEAVNLFRARVVDVSTDALVIEVTGDSGKTQAFIKVIEPYGIKEIAQSGLLAIGRGSKSITERVFKN
- a CDS encoding acetolactate synthase large subunit, which codes for MSTDAFPVPTKKSPPSAESSPEILTGSGAVLRTLEHLGVKDVFGLPGGAIIPFYDELMTQDKIRHILVRHEQGAGHAAEGYASASGKVGVAIATSGPGATNLVTAIADAYMDSVPLLAITGQVFSHLMGTDAFQEADIVGITMPITKHSFLVKRPEDVPATLAAAYQIASTGRPGPVLVDITKDAQQNSAPFIWPPKIDLPGYRPITKAHGKQIQAAAQLLAEAKKPVFYVGGGVIRSEASAELLQLVEATGAPVVTTLMARGAFPDSHPQHLGMPGMHGTVPAVLALQESDLLISLGARFDDRVTGKASEFAPNAKVVHVDIDPAEISKIRIADVPIVGDAKDVITDLTAAYAELSASPLELEEWWTYLRGLQSEFPLGYAEPTDGLLAPQYVIKRIGELSGPEAIYASGVGQHQMWAAQFIKYERPHAWLNSGGAGTMGYSVPAAMGAKVAEPQRTVWAIDGDGCFQMTNQELATCTINDIPIKVAIINNSSLGMVRQWQTLFYDGRHSFTDLNTGHESRMVPDFVKLAEAYGALGIRVTKLEEVDAAIKLALETNDRPVVIDFVVSADAMVWPMVPQGVSNSFVQYAKEHAPEWDEE